The sequence GTTCTTCAAAGATACCACAAGAGAGTTAAAATGCATGCCatagaatgggagagaatatttgcaatacatactTCTAAAAAAGTACttatacccagaatatataaggaacttctaaagattaataagaaaaaaagacaaataccctaaatagaaaaatagacaaaaaactTATGTACTTCACAAGAATATACACTAATAAAAATAAACGTGGAAAATGTGCTCAATTtaattaatcatcagggaaatgctaattaaaattaCAATATGACATCATTACACACTCATCAGAaaggttaaaattaaaagatattatCAAATGTTGACAAGcatatggagcaactggaactctcactcTGCTGGTTTTGGTAAAAACACAGTTGAAAACTGTTTTGCAATATctattaaagatatatatatgtgcacatctTAAGGCACAACAGTCTAACTCCTAGgaatatagtaaatataaatGCACACATAGACACCAAAAGACATATACaagagtgttcatagcagcactactcaaaatagtcccaaactgaaaaaccccagtgtccatcaactggagaataaaaaaacaaatggtggtatagtcatacaatagaataccataaagcaatgagaataaaataaattagaacaaTATGTAACAGATGAATTTTACAAAggtaatgttgagtgaaagaagacaaacATAACACTCTATAACTCCATTTGTATAAAAGTTCAAATGCTCTATGATAATAGAAATCAGGAGATTTCTATTATCATAGAAATCATAGTTATATCTATTTCTatgttatatctatatatatatctctatatatatctctctatatatatttctatgttatatctatatttctattaTCATAGAAATCATAGTTATATTTCTATAACTCCATTTGTATAAAAGTTCAAATGCTCTATGATAATAGAAATCAGGAGAGTGCTTAcctttggggggagggggcaatgAGAGGAGGGGGCTTCTAGGgtttttgtaacattttaattttaatttaggtTTTGCTTATGAGTGTGTTTACTTCCTGAAAATTTTTTGAGTTGTACACTCATGATTTATGCCCTTTtctaatatgtaatattttaaaataaaaataactttaatagcGTAAACTTTTGTAAACATCCATTATTGCTTATTTCGTGAATATAATCAAATAAGAATCACACAAAAGAAAGTTTCTTCAAGTactcaaaagatattttatgaGGAATACTAGTGTTTTAGTTTGTTCTGAATAGTATTCTTTCGCTGGAAGTTAACTTAGCACATGTTTATTTAGAACTTACAATAACTGAGAAGTGGAGATACAACTGGGAACACTTCTGTGACTTTCTAACTTGGAAAGAGACGGCAAATACTATATGCAATAGTAAATAAGGACGCCTGGTGGTGCTGCAGGCTAGGAGTAGGAATGAATGGCTCTGTGGATACCCGGGAAGCCATTAAGCTGGGAATCAGAACTCTGAATGCTTTCTAAAAGAAGGAAGCATTTTACATAAGATCTAGAGGCAGAGATCTCCAGAGAAGGGCATCGTTCTACTGCAGGTCAGTCAGAAAGATCTAATTCGAGTTTATTTAACCAAATCATCTGGGTTGATTGCATACGGAATTGAAGAAACTGCAAGTTCTTGAACCGGGTCTGAACAATGGAGACTGCACCAGCAAAAACGCTACAGAAAAGGCAAGTTATCTTTCTTGCTATATTATTGCTTTTGTGGGAGGCTGGCTCTGAAGCAGTTAGGTATTCCATGCCAGAAGAAACTGAAAGTGGGTCTTTTGTGGCCACCCTGGCAAAAGACCTGGGGCTCAGGGTGGGGGAACTGGCCACTCGGGGCGCGCGAATCCAttacaaaggaaataaacagCTCTTGCAGCTGGATGTAACGACCGGGAATTTGCTTCTATATGAAAAACTAGACCGGGAGGTGCTGTGTGGGGCGACAGATCCCTGCATACTGCATTTCCAACTATTACTGGAAAACCCGGTGCAGTTTTTTCAAGCTGATCTGCAGCTCACAGATATAAATGACCATTCCCCAGAGTTCCTCGAGAGGGAAATGCTCCTAAAAATCCCAGAAAACGTCCAGACAGGGACTGTGTTTCCTTTGAAAATAGCTCAGGACTCTGACATAGGTAGCAACACTATTCAGAATTACACAATCAGCCCCAACTCCCATTTTCATGTTGTCACTCATAATCGCGGAGATGGCAGAAAATACCCAGAGCTGGTGCTGGACAAACCGCTGGATCGGGAGGAAGGGCCTGAGCTCATTTTAACCCTCACGGCGCTGGATAGTGGGGCTCCGCCCAGGTCCGGGACCACTGCAGTCCGCATTGAAGTCGTGGACATCAATGACAACGCCCCTGAGTTTTTACAGTCGGTCTATGAGGTACAGATTCCGGAGAACAGCCCCCTAAACTCCTTAGTTGTCGCTGTCTCCGCCCGAGATTTAGATGAAGGAACGAATGGGAATGTAGCCTACGCTCTATTCCAAGGTGATGAAGCTACTCAACCATTTGTAATAGACGAAATAACAGGAGAAATTCGTCTGAAAAGGGCATTGGATTTCGAGGCAACTCGATATTATAACGTGGAGATTGCAGCCACAGATGGCGGGGGCCTTTCAGGAAAATGCACTGTAGTTATAGAGGTGGTGGATGTGAACGACAACGTCCCCGAACTGACCATGTCGACGCTCACCAGCTCTACCCCAGAAAACTCCCCAGAGACTGTGGTGGCCGTTTTCAGTGTTTCTGATCCAGATTCCGGGGACAACGGTAGGATGGTTTGCTCCATCCAGAAtgatctcccttttcttttgaaaCCCACATTCAAAAACTTTTACACCCTAGTGACAGAGAGGCCACTGGACAGAGAGAGCAGAGCGGAATACAACGTCACCATCACCGTCACAGATATGGGGACACCGAGACTGAAAACCCAGCACAACATAACCGTGCTGGTGTCCGACGTCAACGACAACGCCCCCGCCTTCACCCAGACCTCCTACACCCTGTCCGTCCGCGAGAACAACAGCCCCGCCCTGCACTTCGGCAGCGTCCGCGCCACAGACAGAGACGCGGGCGCCAACGCCCAGGTCACCTACTCGCTGCTGCCGCCCCTCGACG comes from Tursiops truncatus isolate mTurTru1 chromosome 3, mTurTru1.mat.Y, whole genome shotgun sequence and encodes:
- the PCDHB5 gene encoding protocadherin beta-5, translating into METAPAKTLQKRQVIFLAILLLLWEAGSEAVRYSMPEETESGSFVATLAKDLGLRVGELATRGARIHYKGNKQLLQLDVTTGNLLLYEKLDREVLCGATDPCILHFQLLLENPVQFFQADLQLTDINDHSPEFLEREMLLKIPENVQTGTVFPLKIAQDSDIGSNTIQNYTISPNSHFHVVTHNRGDGRKYPELVLDKPLDREEGPELILTLTALDSGAPPRSGTTAVRIEVVDINDNAPEFLQSVYEVQIPENSPLNSLVVAVSARDLDEGTNGNVAYALFQGDEATQPFVIDEITGEIRLKRALDFEATRYYNVEIAATDGGGLSGKCTVVIEVVDVNDNVPELTMSTLTSSTPENSPETVVAVFSVSDPDSGDNGRMVCSIQNDLPFLLKPTFKNFYTLVTERPLDRESRAEYNVTITVTDMGTPRLKTQHNITVLVSDVNDNAPAFTQTSYTLSVRENNSPALHFGSVRATDRDAGANAQVTYSLLPPLDAHVPLASLVSINPDNGHLFALRSLDYEALRAFEFRVGAADRGSPALSSQALVRVLVVDDNDNAPFVLYPLQNASAPCTELVPRAAEAGYLVTKVVAVDGDSGQNAWLSYQLLKATEPGLFGVWAHNGEVRTARLLSERDAAKHRLLVLVKDNGEPPLSASVTLHVLLVDGFSQPYLPAPEAEAADAAPAAPLTVYLVVALASVSSLFVFSVLVFVAVRLCWRGRAASVGRCSVPEGHFPGHLVDVSGTGTLSQSYQYEVCLTGGSGLNEFKFLKPILPNLPTQGAGEEIEENANFRNSSGFS